One Edaphobacter flagellatus genomic region harbors:
- a CDS encoding phytoene/squalene synthase family protein, producing MIVTEAYAVCREIAKREAKNFYYAFRVLPRHKSDAMCAIYAFMRRADDLSDDESISLDERRVAMARWVAAWRAARAGGATDDPVFVALNHTQKLFQIPDQLLEELVQGTTMDLEPQTSAVQTYATFNDLYRYCYLVASVVGLVCIKIFGYSDPRAEKLAEETGVAFQLTNILRDVKEDAERGRIYLPLDMLAQFSVSQERIQALAAGASLEARERSLLGELGNRAEQYYKSADSLLPLIDADSRAALWVLVTIYHGLLRRIERSGYEVFGERISVPTARKLGILAQGAARSVGNRVLS from the coding sequence GTGATCGTTACCGAGGCATACGCTGTTTGCCGGGAAATTGCGAAGCGCGAGGCCAAGAACTTTTACTACGCCTTCCGCGTTCTGCCGCGCCATAAATCCGACGCCATGTGCGCGATCTATGCCTTCATGCGCCGCGCCGACGATCTCTCCGATGACGAGTCGATCTCGCTCGACGAGCGCCGCGTGGCGATGGCGCGTTGGGTTGCGGCGTGGCGGGCTGCACGGGCAGGGGGCGCAACCGATGACCCGGTCTTCGTTGCTCTCAACCACACGCAGAAGCTCTTCCAGATTCCTGATCAGCTGCTGGAAGAGCTGGTGCAAGGAACAACGATGGATCTGGAGCCGCAGACGTCGGCCGTGCAGACCTATGCTACTTTCAACGATCTCTATCGTTACTGCTATCTGGTGGCCTCGGTTGTTGGACTAGTCTGCATCAAGATATTTGGCTACAGCGATCCTCGTGCCGAGAAGCTGGCTGAAGAGACGGGAGTTGCCTTTCAGCTCACCAACATCTTGCGTGATGTAAAGGAAGATGCGGAGCGCGGCCGTATTTATCTGCCGCTCGACATGCTGGCGCAATTCTCTGTGTCGCAGGAGCGCATTCAGGCGCTTGCCGCCGGAGCGTCGCTGGAGGCGCGCGAACGCAGCCTGCTCGGCGAACTCGGCAATCGCGCTGAGCAGTATTACAAATCGGCGGACAGCCTTCTTCCGTTGATTGATGCCGATAGCCGTGCTGCGCTCTGGGTTCTGGTCACCATCTATCATGGCCTGCTTCGCAGGATTGAGCGCTCGGGCTATGAGGTTTTCGGAGAGCGTATCAGCGTTCCTACTGCCCGGAAGCTCGGCATTCTTGCGCAGGGGGCAGCGCGATCGGTTGGCAATCGGGTGCTGTCATGA